In Candidatus Falkowbacteria bacterium, a genomic segment contains:
- a CDS encoding ABC transporter permease has product MLPHISAVAPFTRGVGTLTWKDQKYDTSLSGTSAEYLNVEGGEVAEGRFFGVEEEAGVARVLVLGSTVKEELFGQSEAIGQTVRLKNSGYTVIGVMAERGTVAFQNYDDQVFLPITTMQREVAGVRHLGLLRAKVDSEEYVDQTVADIEATLRERHNITDKSGDSDDFSVRSARDALNILTSITDGLRFFLAAMAALSLLVGGIGIMNIMLIRVVERTREIGLRQAVGARRFDIMAQFLVESVAITFSGGLIGIVVGEVLSFVIAFVARQLGYDWPFSFSLSAILLAVSVSVAVGLIFGLYPAAKASKLDPIEALRYE; this is encoded by the coding sequence ATGCTTCCTCATATTTCAGCAGTAGCACCGTTTACTCGTGGTGTTGGAACACTTACGTGGAAGGATCAAAAATATGATACCAGCTTAAGTGGAACGAGTGCAGAATATTTAAACGTTGAAGGTGGAGAGGTTGCAGAAGGTAGATTTTTTGGGGTTGAAGAAGAAGCTGGGGTGGCACGAGTCTTAGTGCTTGGTAGTACTGTTAAAGAAGAGTTGTTTGGTCAAAGTGAAGCCATTGGTCAAACTGTACGTTTAAAAAATTCTGGGTATACGGTGATTGGCGTGATGGCAGAACGTGGTACTGTCGCTTTTCAAAATTATGATGACCAAGTTTTTCTTCCAATCACAACTATGCAACGAGAAGTTGCCGGTGTTCGTCATCTTGGATTATTACGTGCTAAAGTTGATTCGGAAGAATATGTTGATCAGACAGTTGCGGATATTGAAGCTACTTTACGAGAACGACATAATATTACCGATAAGTCAGGGGACAGTGATGACTTTTCTGTTCGTAGTGCTCGTGATGCTTTGAATATTTTAACTTCAATTACTGATGGTCTTCGTTTCTTTCTTGCTGCGATGGCTGCTTTATCATTGTTGGTTGGTGGTATTGGTATTATGAATATTATGTTAATTCGGGTGGTTGAGCGAACTCGTGAAATTGGATTACGTCAAGCAGTTGGCGCCAGACGTTTTGATATTATGGCACAATTTTTAGTGGAGTCAGTGGCTATTACATTTTCTGGTGGATTGATTGGAATTGTTGTTGGCGAGGTTTTGTCGTTTGTTATTGCTTTTGTGGCACGTCAGTTAGGTTATGATTGGCCGTTTAGTTTTTCACTTTCAGCTATATTGCTTGCTGTGTCTGTATCAGTGGCCGTTGGTTTAATTTTCGGTTTATATCCAGCCGCTAAGGCGAGTAAATTAGATCCGATTGAAGCTTTGCGATATGAATAA
- a CDS encoding ABC transporter permease, which translates to MTIISSIKNSLKLMRANKARTSLTLLGLVIGIMTVIIVFAAGEGIRGLVLGQIESFGTDTIITEIKVPSTKSGSAGESESGNAQASGVQVTTLTVEDMEAVEKLPNINKGYAAVLSQEQVSFGNELRRASIMGVNANYIEIDAGSTVKFGRFFTEADDKSLATVAVIGQGMKEKLFGESDAIGKTIKLRNERFTVIGIMAPRGAVMFMNFDDYVYVPLRTLQKKLMGTDYASYMVHQLEDVRASEATAEDIRYTMRQRHDITDPVKDDFRVSTMVESLETLDTITSALTFLLLAIVAISLVVGGVGIMNIMYVSVTERTMEIGLRKAVGASYKDILQQFLVEAILITLTGGVVGSILGTIISFLISLIANGLGFDWRFAIPVQAYLIAISFSLVFGIIFGVTPARSAAKLDPIEALRTE; encoded by the coding sequence ATGACAATTATTTCTTCCATAAAAAATTCACTAAAATTAATGCGCGCTAATAAAGCACGCACGTCATTGACGTTGCTTGGTTTAGTGATTGGTATCATGACGGTCATTATTGTTTTTGCTGCTGGAGAAGGAATTCGTGGTTTAGTCTTAGGTCAAATTGAATCATTCGGGACGGATACAATTATCACTGAAATAAAAGTTCCAAGCACAAAATCAGGCTCCGCCGGTGAAAGTGAATCGGGAAATGCTCAAGCCTCTGGGGTCCAGGTTACAACCTTAACAGTTGAAGACATGGAAGCAGTTGAGAAATTACCAAATATTAATAAAGGCTATGCGGCTGTTTTATCACAAGAGCAAGTAAGTTTCGGCAATGAATTACGACGTGCTTCTATAATGGGAGTAAATGCTAACTATATTGAAATTGATGCTGGATCAACCGTTAAATTTGGAAGATTTTTTACTGAAGCTGATGATAAGAGTTTAGCGACTGTCGCGGTTATCGGGCAGGGGATGAAAGAAAAATTATTTGGTGAAAGTGACGCGATCGGCAAAACAATTAAATTACGTAATGAACGATTTACAGTAATTGGCATCATGGCGCCACGAGGAGCAGTGATGTTTATGAATTTTGATGACTATGTTTATGTTCCACTTCGTACCTTACAAAAAAAGTTAATGGGCACTGATTATGCTTCCTACATGGTTCATCAACTTGAGGATGTGCGTGCTAGCGAGGCAACGGCTGAGGATATTCGTTACACGATGCGACAACGTCATGATATTACAGATCCAGTAAAGGATGATTTTCGAGTTTCAACAATGGTTGAATCACTTGAAACCCTTGATACAATTACGAGCGCTTTAACCTTTTTATTATTAGCCATTGTCGCAATCTCTCTTGTTGTTGGTGGAGTTGGGATTATGAATATTATGTATGTGTCGGTTACAGAACGCACCATGGAAATTGGTTTGCGTAAGGCAGTTGGTGCTTCCTACAAAGATATATTGCAGCAGTTCTTAGTTGAAGCAATTTTAATTACTTTAACCGGTGGTGTGGTGGGCAGTATCCTGGGAACAATTATTTCTTTTCTCATATCACTAATAGCTAATGGCTTAGGTTTTGATTGGCGTTTTGCTATTCCTGTTCAGGCTTATCTTATTGCCATTAGTTTTAGTTTAGTTTTTGGAATTATTTTTGGAGTTACACCTGCTCGTTCGGCCGCCAAGCTTGATCCGATTGAGGCGTTAAGGACGGAGTAG
- a CDS encoding DUF4012 domain-containing protein, protein MLNDSNSTPNLLNQYQKYQEDVAQKPPLTGGFREQPKKKRSIILFIVKTIFFTVLTVLCLIILSIAINLRSISTIYRGVFEGKSNLEESLVFAQKRDFVIADSKADSAVQNFKSAATELEKINLGPLTLIPEVKAYKTDAKNLASGGMHLAEAMSKGVKYAYSLEGILGKNSSLGFSKLPTEEKRRILSTIYTAGPTLAEIEQLLEISLVEIQSVKSFTWIGPLTVRIKELTEKVTVGQKTMASASPLTRLLPSILGYPKPANYLFILQNSDELRPTGGFIGTYGIIQTKDGDITRFDTHDVYHLDMPVKDKVNVTPPEPIKKYLVDKWYFRDANWAPDWPTAAEKILWFYNLENQAQPKPDPIKDFDGVVGITPEVIIELMKLTGPITVDGEIYTPDNFVDLLQYKVEKDFVRLGVPSWHRKETVGQIATILKQRLLDLPLDRWPELIRLVGDNMARKNVLLYSKNPEVKAVVESEGWNGEVKKYWGDYLMVVDANMAALKTDSVMKRQIDYNLTQDKNGDLMANVTLSYSHQGAPSWKISRYQSFTRIYVPEGSTLLKTSGLESGSVVSGDEFGRTYFGGYFKVSPRENAQLTFQYKLPRRMVENMKKYNNYGLLVQKQPGSGLVGLSVDATFNNQIKSYEPVNLLSDTPDDHSFFSDGDLNIDRNFVFNF, encoded by the coding sequence ATGCTTAATGACTCAAATAGCACTCCTAATCTCTTGAACCAATACCAGAAATATCAGGAGGATGTAGCTCAAAAGCCCCCTCTGACAGGTGGTTTTCGTGAACAACCAAAGAAAAAACGTTCAATTATATTATTTATTGTTAAGACAATTTTCTTTACCGTCTTAACGGTTTTATGTTTAATCATTCTCTCAATTGCCATTAACTTACGTAGTATTTCTACAATCTATCGTGGAGTTTTTGAAGGTAAGAGCAATCTAGAAGAATCATTAGTTTTTGCTCAAAAAAGAGATTTTGTGATTGCTGATAGTAAAGCTGATTCTGCGGTTCAAAATTTTAAATCTGCTGCTACGGAATTAGAAAAAATAAATCTAGGACCATTAACCTTAATTCCTGAAGTTAAGGCATATAAAACAGACGCCAAAAATTTGGCAAGTGGTGGCATGCACTTAGCAGAGGCAATGAGCAAGGGGGTTAAATATGCCTATAGCTTGGAAGGAATTTTAGGGAAAAATAGTAGTCTAGGTTTTTCTAAGTTACCAACCGAAGAGAAACGTCGTATTCTTTCAACAATCTATACTGCAGGTCCGACTCTGGCTGAAATTGAACAACTTTTGGAAATAAGTTTAGTGGAAATTCAAAGTGTCAAATCATTTACTTGGATTGGCCCTTTGACAGTACGTATTAAAGAGCTAACAGAAAAAGTAACTGTTGGACAAAAAACAATGGCCTCGGCTTCACCCTTAACTCGGCTTTTGCCTTCAATACTTGGTTACCCAAAGCCAGCTAACTATTTATTTATTCTTCAAAATAGTGATGAGTTGCGTCCAACCGGTGGATTTATTGGCACCTATGGAATCATTCAAACCAAAGATGGAGACATTACACGTTTTGATACTCATGATGTCTATCATCTTGATATGCCAGTTAAAGATAAAGTTAACGTCACCCCGCCTGAACCAATCAAAAAATATTTAGTTGATAAATGGTATTTCCGAGATGCTAATTGGGCACCGGACTGGCCAACCGCGGCCGAGAAAATTCTTTGGTTCTATAATTTGGAAAATCAAGCTCAGCCTAAACCAGACCCGATTAAAGATTTTGATGGTGTAGTTGGAATAACGCCGGAGGTAATTATTGAGTTAATGAAATTGACGGGACCAATAACTGTTGATGGAGAAATCTATACGCCTGATAATTTTGTTGATTTACTGCAGTATAAAGTTGAAAAAGATTTTGTTAGATTAGGTGTGCCTTCTTGGCATCGCAAAGAAACCGTTGGACAGATTGCGACTATTCTTAAGCAACGATTACTAGATTTGCCATTAGATCGTTGGCCAGAATTAATTAGATTAGTAGGTGATAATATGGCTCGAAAAAATGTCTTGCTGTACTCAAAAAATCCAGAAGTAAAAGCAGTTGTAGAAAGTGAAGGCTGGAATGGTGAAGTAAAAAAATATTGGGGGGATTATTTAATGGTAGTTGATGCCAACATGGCAGCTTTAAAAACTGACTCAGTAATGAAAAGACAGATTGACTATAATCTTACTCAAGATAAGAATGGAGATTTGATGGCAAACGTGACACTCAGTTATTCTCATCAAGGCGCTCCAAGTTGGAAAATTAGTCGTTACCAAAGTTTTACAAGAATATATGTTCCTGAGGGGAGCACCTTGCTCAAAACTTCTGGCTTAGAATCTGGTTCAGTTGTTTCGGGTGATGAATTTGGACGTACTTATTTTGGTGGTTATTTCAAAGTTTCACCTCGTGAAAATGCTCAGCTAACTTTTCAATATAAATTACCACGTCGGATGGTTGAAAATATGAAGAAATATAATAACTATGGACTTCTAGTTCAAAAACAGCCAGGATCTGGCCTTGTTGGTTTGTCAGTTGACGCTACCTTCAATAATCAGATAAAATCCTATGAGCCAGTGAACCTCTTGTCAGACACTCCAGACGACCATTCATTTTTTAGTGATGGTGATTTAAACATTGATCGTAATTTTGTCTTTAATTTTTAA
- a CDS encoding rod shape-determining protein, with protein MFSKRIGIDLGTTYTLVHVPRRGIVINEPSVVAISMSDKKILAVGNEAKDMLGRTPGNIMAIKPLKDGVIADYHTTEAMLRYFINKALSGVRLFRPEVMVAVPAGITSTERRAVIDATIAAGARAAYIIKEPIAAAIGADIPIGSASGHMIVDIGGGTSEMAVISLGGVVTSTSVRVGGNRFDSSITDYIRRKYNLVIGERTAEEIKITIGSALYLEDKLTMEIRGRDIITGLPRNIIVTSDDVTEAIQNELEAIIAAVKNVLRETPPELSSDIMDKGMVLSGGSSQLRNLDQLLYRTTDVPAYVADEAQLCVAKGTGIALENLDSYKRSIFATK; from the coding sequence ATGTTTAGTAAAAGAATTGGTATTGACCTTGGCACAACCTATACTCTTGTTCATGTTCCTCGACGAGGAATTGTTATTAATGAGCCATCAGTGGTTGCTATCTCAATGAGTGATAAAAAAATCTTGGCTGTTGGTAATGAAGCTAAAGACATGCTTGGCAGAACGCCAGGAAATATTATGGCGATCAAACCACTTAAGGATGGAGTTATTGCGGACTATCATACCACCGAAGCTATGTTACGATATTTTATAAATAAAGCTTTGTCAGGTGTTCGTTTGTTTCGTCCGGAAGTTATGGTAGCTGTACCTGCCGGAATTACTTCAACTGAACGTCGAGCGGTTATTGATGCCACAATTGCTGCCGGTGCCAGAGCGGCCTATATTATTAAAGAACCAATTGCGGCGGCGATTGGAGCTGATATTCCAATCGGTTCTGCTTCAGGACATATGATTGTTGATATTGGTGGAGGAACTTCGGAAATGGCAGTTATTTCTTTGGGCGGTGTTGTAACATCAACATCTGTTCGGGTTGGTGGAAATCGTTTTGATAGTTCTATTACTGATTACATTCGTCGTAAATATAATTTAGTCATTGGTGAACGAACCGCTGAAGAAATAAAAATTACCATTGGCAGTGCTCTGTATCTCGAAGATAAATTAACTATGGAAATTCGTGGTCGAGATATTATTACTGGTTTACCACGTAATATTATTGTGACTTCAGATGACGTCACAGAAGCAATCCAAAATGAATTGGAAGCAATCATTGCAGCTGTAAAAAATGTCTTACGAGAAACTCCTCCAGAATTGTCTTCAGATATTATGGACAAAGGTATGGTCTTGTCTGGTGGTAGTTCACAACTTCGTAATCTTGATCAGTTATTATATCGAACAACTGATGTGCCCGCCTACGTCGCTGATGAAGCACAACTTTGTGTGGCCAAAGGAACCGGTATTGCTTTGGAGAATCTAGATTCATATAAGAGAAGTATCTTTGCCACCAAGTAA